From Spongiibacter tropicus DSM 19543, a single genomic window includes:
- a CDS encoding efflux RND transporter permease subunit has protein sequence MHFTDIFVKRPVLAIVVSLVIFLLGLRAAQDLTVREYPEIQNAQITVSVVYPGADPELVEGFITTPLEREIASADGIDFLTSNSAQSLANITVNLSIDKDPNEALTEISAKVNKLRSQLPEGSEDPVIQLADAGGNAAMYLSFYSNTLSKAQITDYVIRVVEPELSSLGGVESVALLGGRNYAMRIWFDPERLAAHDMTPGEAFSAVRNQNVLSAVGETKGQYVKVGLAADTDLNTAESFKDLVLRSEGTQIVRLRDVADVVFGDESYDSVAHWDAESGLFLGINVRPDANLLAVTAEVREMWPRIVKALPEAIEANLSYDSTVYVNAAISDVRTTLVEAVLIVVVVIFLFLGSARSSIIPAVTVPLSLVGALFLMYSLGFSINLLTLLAMVLAIGMVVDDAIIVLENIHRHIEEGMEPNQAALVGARELVGPVIAMTITLVAVYAPIGFLTGITGKLFTEFAFTLAGAVLISGVIALTLTPMMCAKILRSTTGSSRLEVFLDEKFEFWRRGYKDRLHVALDQVNVIGVFGLIVLVSCFFLFTTSTSELAPAEDLGFAGVIAEGDGYSSPEYFTESFLATQRAILDHPEVDHTFAFNIAENGQSSMGFIGLIGTPWDARDKTMGDVANELGQSLVSIAPLRLAAFQPPPLPTPGQGYPVEFVLKSTAEPELLAEVGDEVVKRAEASNRFFYVASQLNFDRPEATLAIDRDKAGLLGVDMQSLSSDLTAMMAGAEVNRFSYLGRSYKVIAQVSRDERLNPEQLENFYTRGGQGELLPISTLTTLKKETKPRSIPHAQQLNSNTIIAVPRPDVSQGDALAVLENIAREVMPSNFQLDYAGSSRQFKQEGNALLVTFAFALLIIYLVLAAQFESFRDPLIILVTVPMSVCGALLCLNIFALTNGMQLTAFPGMTLNIYTQVGLVTLIGVISKHGILIVDFANRLQLENGMSKREAIEEAASIRLRPILMTTAALVVAMFPLLVATGPGASSRFSLGMIIASGMSIGTLFTLFVVPAMYQYIGRDYGNADKKAAAVTGGET, from the coding sequence ATGCATTTTACTGATATTTTCGTTAAGCGCCCGGTACTGGCCATCGTGGTCAGCCTGGTGATTTTCCTGCTCGGCCTTCGCGCGGCGCAGGACCTGACCGTGCGCGAGTATCCCGAAATTCAAAACGCTCAGATTACTGTGTCGGTGGTGTATCCGGGCGCGGATCCGGAGTTGGTCGAAGGTTTTATTACCACGCCATTGGAGCGGGAAATTGCCTCGGCGGACGGCATCGACTTTCTGACCTCAAACTCGGCTCAGAGCCTGGCCAATATCACGGTCAATTTGAGTATTGATAAAGACCCCAACGAAGCGCTGACCGAAATCTCCGCCAAGGTAAACAAGCTGCGCAGTCAGCTGCCCGAGGGGAGTGAGGACCCGGTTATTCAGCTGGCCGATGCCGGCGGGAATGCGGCGATGTATCTGTCGTTCTATTCCAATACGCTGAGCAAGGCGCAAATTACCGACTATGTGATCCGCGTGGTCGAGCCGGAGTTGTCCTCTCTCGGCGGTGTCGAAAGCGTCGCCTTGTTGGGTGGCCGCAATTACGCCATGCGTATCTGGTTTGATCCGGAACGGCTGGCTGCCCACGACATGACGCCGGGTGAAGCCTTTTCTGCGGTACGGAATCAGAACGTATTGTCGGCAGTGGGCGAGACCAAGGGGCAATATGTAAAAGTCGGCTTGGCGGCAGATACCGATTTGAATACGGCTGAATCCTTTAAAGATTTGGTGCTGCGCAGTGAGGGGACCCAAATTGTCCGCCTCCGGGATGTGGCCGATGTGGTGTTCGGTGACGAAAGCTATGACTCTGTTGCGCATTGGGATGCGGAGTCGGGCTTGTTTCTGGGCATCAACGTACGGCCAGATGCCAATCTGCTGGCGGTGACGGCCGAAGTCCGCGAGATGTGGCCTCGAATCGTCAAGGCGCTGCCTGAGGCTATTGAGGCCAATTTGTCTTACGACAGCACCGTGTATGTGAATGCGGCGATCAGCGATGTTCGTACCACGCTGGTAGAGGCGGTACTGATTGTTGTTGTCGTTATTTTCTTGTTCCTCGGCTCTGCCCGCAGCTCCATCATTCCTGCTGTTACCGTACCCTTATCTCTGGTTGGCGCACTGTTTTTGATGTACTCACTGGGGTTCTCCATCAACTTGCTGACCTTGCTCGCTATGGTGCTGGCGATCGGGATGGTGGTCGATGACGCCATTATCGTACTGGAGAATATCCACCGGCATATTGAAGAGGGGATGGAGCCTAATCAGGCGGCGCTTGTCGGGGCTCGCGAGCTGGTCGGTCCGGTCATCGCCATGACCATTACGCTGGTGGCGGTCTACGCGCCGATTGGCTTCCTGACGGGGATTACCGGCAAATTGTTTACAGAGTTTGCCTTTACCCTGGCCGGAGCCGTGCTGATATCGGGGGTGATCGCACTGACCTTGACGCCGATGATGTGCGCCAAGATTTTGCGTTCGACAACGGGCAGCAGCCGTCTTGAAGTGTTTCTCGATGAAAAGTTTGAGTTCTGGCGCCGAGGCTACAAAGATCGCCTGCATGTGGCACTCGATCAAGTCAACGTCATCGGCGTTTTCGGCTTAATTGTTCTCGTTTCCTGCTTCTTTCTTTTCACAACCTCTACCAGCGAGCTGGCACCGGCCGAGGACCTCGGCTTTGCGGGCGTGATCGCAGAAGGGGATGGATATTCATCGCCGGAGTATTTTACCGAGTCGTTTCTGGCCACCCAGCGGGCCATTCTCGACCATCCAGAAGTTGATCACACCTTCGCGTTTAATATCGCCGAAAATGGCCAGAGCAGCATGGGCTTTATCGGCTTGATTGGTACTCCCTGGGACGCGCGTGACAAGACCATGGGCGATGTCGCGAACGAGCTGGGACAGAGCCTGGTGAGTATCGCACCACTGCGCCTCGCGGCGTTCCAGCCACCGCCATTACCGACCCCCGGCCAAGGTTACCCGGTTGAATTTGTCCTCAAGTCGACGGCGGAACCCGAGTTGCTCGCCGAGGTGGGGGACGAAGTGGTTAAACGCGCTGAGGCGAGCAATCGCTTCTTTTACGTGGCGTCGCAGTTGAACTTCGATCGCCCGGAGGCGACCCTGGCTATCGATCGGGATAAGGCCGGCTTACTGGGCGTGGACATGCAGTCATTGAGCTCTGATCTGACGGCGATGATGGCGGGCGCTGAGGTCAATCGCTTCTCCTACCTCGGGCGCTCTTATAAAGTGATTGCTCAGGTGAGTCGCGACGAGCGTTTGAACCCCGAGCAACTGGAAAACTTCTATACCCGCGGTGGGCAAGGTGAGCTGCTGCCGATCTCCACGCTGACGACGCTGAAAAAGGAGACCAAGCCCCGGTCAATCCCGCATGCCCAGCAGCTGAACTCCAATACAATTATCGCTGTTCCCCGTCCGGATGTGAGTCAGGGCGACGCGCTGGCGGTATTGGAAAATATTGCTCGGGAAGTCATGCCCAGTAATTTCCAGCTCGACTATGCCGGGAGTTCGCGACAGTTCAAGCAGGAGGGGAATGCCCTGCTGGTTACTTTCGCCTTTGCGCTGCTGATTATCTATCTGGTGCTGGCGGCGCAGTTCGAATCTTTCCGCGATCCGCTGATTATTCTGGTCACCGTACCGATGTCGGTGTGTGGGGCACTGCTCTGCCTGAATATCTTTGCCTTGACCAATGGGATGCAGCTGACGGCCTTCCCCGGTATGACCCTGAATATTTATACACAGGTCGGCTTGGTTACCCTGATTGGTGTGATCTCGAAACACGGTATTCTGATCGTCGACTTCGCCAACCGTCTTCAGCTGGAGAACGGAATGAGCAAGCGGGAGGCGATTGAGGAGGCGGCATCTATCCGCCTGAGGCCGATTCTGATGACCACCGCGGCATTGGTTGTCGCCATGTTTCCGCTGCTGGTCGCGACCGGCCCCGGCGCTTCGTCGCGCTTCTCGCTGGGGATGATTATCGCCTCGGGGATGAGCATCGGTACGCTGTTTACACTGTTTGTGGTGCCGGCCATGTACCAATACATCGGGCGGGACTACGGCAACGCGGACAAGAAAGCGGCGGCTGTCACTGGTGGCGAGACCTGA
- a CDS encoding pyrimidine/purine nucleoside phosphorylase: protein MVIKHNTYFDGNVQSLGFESKGQPVSVGVMAAGEYQFGTDAAERMLVISGELNVLLPGSDNWQRFGPGEEFNVPANSAFDLQIPETSSYACFYG, encoded by the coding sequence ATGGTGATCAAACACAATACGTATTTCGACGGCAATGTGCAGTCGCTGGGATTTGAGTCTAAGGGTCAGCCGGTATCAGTCGGGGTGATGGCTGCCGGTGAATACCAGTTCGGCACCGATGCTGCCGAACGCATGCTGGTCATCAGTGGCGAGCTGAATGTCCTGTTGCCCGGTAGTGATAACTGGCAGCGATTTGGTCCGGGTGAAGAATTTAACGTGCCTGCCAATAGTGCCTTTGACCTTCAGATTCCCGAAACCAGCAGCTACGCCTGCTTCTACGGCTGA
- a CDS encoding flavohemoglobin expression-modulating QEGLA motif protein, which produces MAVTETYRETLRQLSDELIAIQKPILILDAIKWPQSVEQTFFANNAQRLPDIDSAFYQQNNPLNFEPAVLQRQLSDFQQRLHNRLGEADPLGHILWETAEQYQRVTELLAARGTPAFLTASRQLYGSASDALNGDTTPLIEMGQRFCDIFSLPAAHHLSAPYPKNIPADEAVRQLQQRLLPFFDGSNFSVKESDGIVSDASAGGDCIKVNTHANFSELELQVLEVHEGWVHVGTTLNGRSQPWASWLSVGSPRITALQEGLAVLIETLTFSSFPGRARKISDRVVAIDMAERGADFIEVYRHFLAQGLNERECYKIAQRVFRGGMVAGGSCFTKDLSYVKGLVETVNFIRSAILADAPQLLPLLFVGKVSLDDVPVLYRYMQEGIIEPPRYLPPMFRDLNGLYVWFGFSSGLSKLDLQSVQAHYQSLFST; this is translated from the coding sequence ATGGCTGTTACCGAGACCTACCGCGAAACACTGCGCCAACTATCAGACGAATTGATTGCCATTCAAAAGCCGATACTGATTCTTGATGCTATCAAGTGGCCTCAGTCGGTCGAGCAGACGTTCTTTGCCAACAATGCCCAGCGCCTGCCGGATATAGACAGTGCGTTCTATCAGCAGAATAACCCGCTGAATTTCGAACCGGCAGTGTTGCAGCGCCAGCTGTCAGACTTTCAGCAGCGACTGCATAACCGTCTTGGCGAAGCGGATCCACTGGGCCATATTCTTTGGGAAACAGCCGAGCAGTATCAGCGTGTTACCGAGCTGCTCGCCGCCCGCGGCACGCCAGCATTCCTCACCGCCAGCCGACAGCTCTACGGCTCAGCAAGCGACGCCCTGAATGGCGATACGACGCCTCTGATTGAGATGGGACAGCGCTTCTGCGATATCTTTTCGCTGCCCGCCGCTCACCACCTCTCCGCCCCCTACCCCAAGAACATTCCCGCCGATGAAGCCGTCCGCCAGCTTCAGCAGCGACTGCTGCCCTTTTTCGATGGCAGCAACTTCAGCGTCAAAGAGTCTGATGGCATCGTGTCAGACGCCTCTGCCGGGGGCGACTGCATCAAGGTGAACACCCACGCCAATTTTTCCGAGCTGGAACTGCAAGTACTGGAAGTGCACGAAGGCTGGGTGCATGTGGGCACGACTCTCAACGGTCGATCACAACCCTGGGCGAGCTGGCTGAGTGTCGGATCACCACGTATTACCGCACTCCAGGAAGGACTGGCAGTGTTGATCGAAACACTGACCTTCAGCTCTTTCCCCGGCCGGGCACGCAAGATCAGCGACCGGGTGGTCGCCATCGATATGGCCGAGCGAGGCGCTGATTTTATCGAGGTCTACCGTCATTTTCTGGCACAGGGGCTGAATGAACGCGAGTGCTACAAAATCGCTCAGCGGGTGTTCCGAGGTGGCATGGTGGCGGGCGGCAGTTGCTTCACCAAGGATCTGTCCTATGTGAAAGGACTGGTGGAAACGGTGAACTTCATCCGCAGCGCCATTCTGGCCGACGCCCCGCAGCTGTTGCCCCTGCTGTTTGTGGGCAAGGTGAGCCTGGATGACGTACCGGTACTGTATCGCTATATGCAGGAAGGTATTATCGAGCCACCGCGCTATCTGCCGCCCATGTTTCGCGACCTGAATGGCTTGTATGTGTGGTTTGGGTTTTCCAGCGGTCTGTCCAAGCTCGACCTGCAAAGTGTGCAGGCGCACTATCAATCGCTGTTTTCAACATGA
- a CDS encoding GNAT family N-acetyltransferase/peptidase C39 family protein: MNPAIREAALSDLNALLALETACFEGDRLSRRSLRAFIHDGAHHLLVWEENAVLRGYALLLFRRGTLLARLYSLAVHPDCRGRGIAGQLLDAAEDHARQRNCMFLRLEVREDNRAAIALYEQRGYRRFDRVTDYYEDAAAALRMEKRLRGHAKEGMQQAPAYYRQTTEFTCGPASLMMAMHQLDPTQALNQRQELQLWREATTIFMGRGHGGCSPHGLALAALRRGFDTTLYINDLTPPFLDSVRGEDRRELLERVHSDFLEQLATYPATIQQAILDRRQLAELLSRHEHVVALISTWALDRRRQPHWVYLSRNSANTVFINDPDSNTENGQSLDDSASDWQSEADYRHVPISLDQFSTMASYGKRRLRCLLAIDRRHG; this comes from the coding sequence GTGAATCCCGCTATTCGCGAAGCGGCTTTGAGCGACCTCAACGCCTTGCTGGCGCTGGAAACCGCATGCTTTGAGGGCGATCGACTATCCCGCCGCAGCTTACGGGCCTTTATCCACGACGGCGCTCATCACCTGCTTGTCTGGGAAGAAAACGCGGTATTGCGGGGCTATGCCTTGCTGCTGTTTCGCCGCGGAACACTGCTCGCCCGCCTATACTCATTGGCCGTCCACCCCGATTGCCGAGGCAGAGGCATTGCCGGGCAATTGCTGGACGCCGCGGAAGACCATGCCCGGCAGCGCAACTGTATGTTTCTGCGGCTTGAGGTGCGTGAGGATAACCGTGCCGCCATCGCGCTATACGAACAGCGCGGCTATCGCCGTTTTGACCGGGTGACCGACTATTACGAGGATGCTGCGGCTGCCCTGCGTATGGAAAAACGGCTTCGCGGCCACGCAAAAGAAGGCATGCAGCAGGCACCGGCCTACTACCGCCAAACCACCGAATTTACCTGTGGCCCCGCCTCGCTGATGATGGCCATGCATCAACTTGACCCCACTCAAGCCCTGAATCAACGTCAGGAATTACAGTTGTGGCGTGAAGCCACCACCATTTTTATGGGGCGCGGCCATGGCGGCTGCTCGCCTCACGGGCTGGCGCTGGCAGCGCTGCGCAGAGGCTTTGACACCACGCTGTATATCAACGACCTGACTCCGCCTTTTCTTGACAGTGTGCGCGGGGAAGACCGGCGAGAGCTGCTGGAGCGGGTGCACAGCGACTTTCTTGAGCAGTTGGCGACGTACCCGGCCACTATTCAGCAGGCCATACTGGATCGCAGGCAGCTCGCTGAGCTATTGAGTCGTCATGAACACGTGGTAGCGCTGATCAGCACCTGGGCACTGGACCGACGTCGGCAGCCACACTGGGTTTACCTCAGTCGCAACAGCGCCAACACTGTTTTTATTAACGACCCCGACAGCAACACCGAGAACGGCCAATCGCTGGACGACAGTGCCAGCGATTGGCAATCTGAGGCGGATTACCGCCATGTACCGATTTCGCTGGACCAGTTCAGCACCATGGCCAGTTACGGCAAGCGGCGCTTGCGCTGCCTGCTTGCCATCGACCGACGCCACGGATGA